Proteins encoded by one window of Microbacterium testaceum:
- a CDS encoding RDD family protein, whose product MTQLTPFGAPATVGVRVGAFSVDAALVVIASGVASLLASPVLGAVIAAEALLGLWILQARRGVTPGALLFGLRTARAEEPVVPGAGRAFVRGLLVLLGGFVLLAGAWVVVASAAFDKSGRRRSWADRAAGTVLLSVPRGKQTPDADEPRSLSEPTVQRTGAAREPLRMDSSAAALPLAQAWDAPIIAIEAPSVAGERPATIAPEPVAPSPAAPARSPGVGRAQLLVVFDTGQREQFDLPAAVNFGRAPVADQPNDVLISVDDPDRLISKTHLRLEHDGETAWVTDAGSTNGSELIDDDGTVHVLRPGSRTLLEEGTRVRLSERVFTLSRLIGGPV is encoded by the coding sequence ATGACGCAGCTGACGCCGTTTGGCGCGCCCGCGACGGTGGGGGTGCGCGTAGGAGCCTTCAGTGTCGACGCGGCCCTCGTGGTCATCGCCTCGGGCGTGGCATCCCTTCTCGCTTCTCCCGTGCTGGGAGCGGTGATCGCCGCTGAGGCCCTGCTCGGCCTGTGGATCCTCCAGGCGCGACGTGGCGTCACGCCGGGGGCCCTGCTTTTCGGGCTGCGCACCGCGCGCGCCGAGGAGCCCGTCGTGCCCGGTGCCGGTCGCGCCTTCGTCCGGGGCCTTCTCGTGCTGTTGGGCGGCTTCGTCCTCCTCGCCGGCGCGTGGGTCGTCGTCGCTTCGGCGGCGTTCGACAAATCGGGCCGTCGGCGCTCCTGGGCCGATCGCGCCGCGGGAACCGTTCTGCTGTCCGTGCCCCGCGGAAAGCAGACTCCGGATGCCGACGAGCCCCGCAGTCTGTCGGAGCCCACCGTCCAGCGCACCGGCGCAGCCCGCGAGCCGCTGCGCATGGATTCGTCGGCGGCGGCCCTTCCGCTCGCGCAGGCGTGGGACGCCCCCATCATCGCGATCGAGGCGCCGAGCGTCGCGGGTGAGCGGCCCGCGACCATCGCCCCCGAGCCCGTCGCCCCGTCGCCGGCTGCCCCCGCGCGCAGCCCGGGCGTCGGCCGCGCGCAACTGCTCGTCGTCTTCGACACCGGCCAGCGCGAACAATTCGACCTCCCCGCCGCCGTCAACTTCGGTCGCGCTCCCGTCGCGGATCAGCCGAACGACGTGCTCATCTCGGTCGACGACCCCGACCGCCTCATCTCGAAGACCCACCTGCGTCTCGAGCACGACGGCGAGACCGCGTGGGTCACCGACGCCGGATCCACGAACGGATCGGAGCTGATCGACGACGACGGCACCGTCCACGTGCTGCGCCCCGGTTCCCGCACCCTGCTCGAGGAGGGCACCCGCGTGCGCCTCAGCGAACGCGTCTTCACCTTGAGTCGTCTGATCGGAGGTCCGGTGTGA